In one Geoglobus acetivorans genomic region, the following are encoded:
- a CDS encoding transposase, giving the protein MVVAVSEGELKLIIHAVRDVLGDVRRERRGRGRKPHDPVLLTALTYMMIRNGWSLRQAERWCRENMELLRRFGYDKANPPSYVAFKRTLDSMDPKMIQRISAKIKYLKGEVRTLWF; this is encoded by the coding sequence ATGGTCGTGGCAGTAAGCGAGGGTGAGCTGAAGCTCATCATACACGCGGTCCGCGACGTCCTTGGGGATGTGAGGAGGGAGCGGAGGGGGAGAGGTAGAAAGCCACATGACCCCGTGCTGCTCACGGCCCTGACCTACATGATGATCCGCAACGGGTGGAGCCTGAGGCAGGCGGAGAGGTGGTGCAGGGAGAACATGGAATTGCTGAGGCGGTTCGGTTACGACAAGGCCAACCCGCCGAGCTACGTGGCGTTCAAGCGCACGCTCGACTCCATGGATCCGAAGATGATACAGAGGATTTCAGCTAAAATCAAGTACTTGAAGGGGGAAGTGAGGACATTGTGGTTTTAG
- a CDS encoding ORC1-type DNA replication protein yields MLRWDETIFRSEDVFDPDFIPDVLLHREGQLSQLTASVMPALRGGSPVHTLCLGPPATGKTSSVRYVLSQAEGVRAAYVRCPAFATAYRIMAKVFEDVCGHQAPQTGIPYIKLFQKTMERLDRPLVVVLDDVNFISIDVVNELLYLLLKAPEEYGVKLGVVAIATDIKFPLALSPEVGAIFHYTTVHFPLYGREEMRDILRWRVEHGFADGAFSDEAFERVVELASDSGDLRFGIYLLRAAGLNAERRGSRRVEVQDVDAVYAGGAKIFLAKSLSALNSDEREVLKIVYLLDEEVAAGDLYRFFQKEVGMSYQRFYEILNKLERLRLVDFIFDRKGRGKTRYVYKRYDSDVVLGALREF; encoded by the coding sequence ATGCTCAGGTGGGACGAGACGATCTTCAGAAGTGAGGACGTGTTCGACCCTGACTTTATCCCGGACGTTCTCCTCCACAGGGAGGGCCAGCTCAGCCAGCTGACAGCCAGCGTGATGCCGGCCCTGAGGGGAGGGAGCCCGGTCCACACGCTCTGCCTCGGACCTCCGGCGACGGGCAAGACCTCCTCGGTCAGATACGTCCTTTCACAGGCAGAGGGTGTCAGGGCAGCATACGTGAGGTGCCCTGCCTTTGCGACCGCCTACAGGATAATGGCGAAGGTGTTCGAGGACGTCTGCGGCCATCAGGCCCCGCAGACAGGGATACCGTACATCAAGCTCTTCCAGAAGACCATGGAGAGGCTCGACCGCCCGCTCGTCGTCGTGCTGGACGACGTGAACTTCATCTCCATCGATGTCGTCAACGAGCTGCTGTACCTGCTGCTGAAGGCCCCCGAGGAGTACGGTGTCAAGCTCGGGGTAGTGGCGATCGCCACGGACATAAAGTTCCCCCTCGCGCTGAGCCCGGAGGTGGGGGCGATATTCCACTACACCACAGTCCACTTCCCGCTCTACGGCCGGGAGGAGATGAGGGACATACTCAGGTGGAGGGTGGAGCACGGCTTCGCCGATGGTGCGTTCAGCGACGAGGCCTTCGAGAGAGTGGTGGAGCTGGCCAGCGACTCTGGAGACCTGAGGTTCGGCATCTACCTGCTGAGGGCCGCGGGCCTCAACGCCGAGAGGAGGGGCAGCAGGAGGGTGGAGGTGCAGGACGTCGATGCCGTCTACGCCGGAGGGGCAAAGATATTCCTCGCAAAGTCCCTCTCCGCCCTGAACTCCGACGAGAGGGAGGTGCTGAAGATCGTCTACCTTCTCGACGAGGAGGTCGCTGCGGGAGACCTCTACAGGTTCTTCCAGAAGGAGGTCGGGATGAGCTACCAGCGCTTCTACGAGATCCTGAACAAGCTGGAGAGGCTCAGGCTGGTGGACTTCATCTTCGACAGAAAGGGCAGGGGCAAGACGAGGTACGTCTACAAGAGGTACGATTCGGATGTGGTGCTCGGGGCGCTGAGGGAGTTTTAG
- a CDS encoding tyrosine-type recombinase/integrase: MRFKKHYPDEYDVIKEFSDDLLAEGLSELRIGSYVEYLKRIRDIAEGKKLTEFDKSDVRGVINHYQILCNRGDLSDSTVFEVKKTLKKFFKWLGKEELVSWFSLGNVENKLSPADLITEEEFKKMLSACQNSRDRAFLSLIYETGARIGEIGSMKIKDVIFDEYGAVVWFSLRNTSSKKHRRKLRVVFSAQYLAAWLKDHPLKDDPEAPLWVKLSGKNRLQHVEYNDIRAQLKRIAKRAGIKKRIYPHLFRHTRATRLLQQVPEIVGAKFMGWVPGTKMTRVYIHLADQDVENAILNLYGLKTENDSKDLEVRKCPRCDFINDAESRFCSRCGLPLNEDALKEVEEWERQKAEAMKLLSNPEFLAKFMSMMQEIEMIKQIYKELRKNAQVGRDDLQK; this comes from the coding sequence ATGAGATTCAAGAAACACTATCCGGATGAATATGATGTAATTAAAGAGTTTTCAGACGACCTGCTTGCAGAAGGGCTATCGGAACTCCGAATCGGAAGTTATGTTGAATACTTGAAGCGCATCAGGGATATAGCAGAAGGAAAAAAGCTTACTGAATTCGACAAATCGGACGTTCGAGGAGTTATAAACCATTATCAGATTCTATGTAACAGAGGAGACCTTTCCGACAGCACTGTTTTTGAAGTTAAGAAAACTCTCAAGAAGTTTTTCAAATGGTTGGGTAAGGAGGAGCTCGTAAGTTGGTTTTCGCTTGGGAATGTGGAGAATAAGCTGTCTCCTGCTGATTTGATTACCGAAGAGGAATTCAAGAAGATGTTGAGCGCTTGTCAGAATTCGAGGGATAGGGCTTTTCTATCCTTGATTTACGAGACAGGTGCTCGAATAGGTGAGATCGGAAGCATGAAAATTAAGGACGTGATTTTCGACGAATACGGGGCTGTGGTTTGGTTCTCTCTTCGGAACACCTCGAGCAAGAAGCACAGGAGAAAGCTGAGAGTAGTTTTCTCCGCACAGTATCTCGCGGCGTGGCTGAAGGACCATCCACTGAAAGACGATCCAGAGGCCCCATTGTGGGTAAAGCTTAGCGGCAAGAATCGCCTGCAACATGTAGAGTACAATGACATCAGAGCCCAGCTTAAAAGAATAGCCAAACGAGCAGGCATCAAAAAGAGAATCTACCCTCACCTCTTCCGCCATACGAGAGCCACCAGGCTGCTTCAACAGGTTCCGGAAATTGTCGGTGCAAAATTTATGGGTTGGGTTCCCGGGACAAAGATGACCAGGGTTTACATACACCTCGCAGATCAGGACGTGGAAAATGCGATCCTCAACCTCTATGGCCTCAAGACCGAGAATGATAGCAAAGATTTGGAGGTCAGGAAGTGCCCGAGGTGCGACTTCATCAACGATGCGGAGTCGAGGTTCTGCTCAAGGTGCGGACTGCCGCTGAACGAGGATGCTCTGAAGGAGGTCGAGGAGTGGGAGAGGCAGAAGGCCGAGGCGATGAAGCTCCTCTCCAACCCAGAATTTTTGGCAAAGTTTATGTCGATGATGCAGGAGATTGAGATGATCAAGCAGATCTACAAGGAGCTGAGGAAGAATGCTCAGGTGGGACGAGACGATCTTCAGAAGTGA
- a CDS encoding amidohydrolase family protein has product MNIDFHVHVYETAWHPWVMEFLKRSNPSFDFSRKITRERLLKILDDAGVDYAVVLAENAPSVTGIVRNDFVAEFCRESEKLIPFASINPNTSPDMVDELEKAFEMGCRGLKLLPSYMYFYPNESRVYRLYERCADLKIPVMFHTGTSVFRNVRQKFADPIHLDDVAVDFPDLTIVMAHSGRGIWYDTAFMLARIHDNIYLEISGLPPKKLLEYFPRLEEIEDRIIFGSDFPGVDIKRNIDGIRSLPVKEKTKRKILGLNAAKILGLKK; this is encoded by the coding sequence ATGAATATTGACTTCCACGTGCACGTTTACGAGACCGCCTGGCACCCATGGGTGATGGAATTTTTAAAGAGATCAAATCCAAGCTTCGATTTCAGCAGAAAAATCACAAGAGAAAGGCTTCTAAAAATACTGGACGATGCTGGAGTGGATTATGCAGTCGTCCTGGCAGAAAATGCCCCATCAGTTACAGGAATCGTCAGAAATGATTTCGTGGCAGAATTCTGTAGAGAGAGCGAGAAACTCATACCCTTCGCCTCGATTAATCCCAACACCTCCCCAGACATGGTAGATGAGCTTGAAAAAGCCTTTGAAATGGGATGCAGAGGGCTCAAACTTCTCCCATCATACATGTATTTCTACCCCAACGAGAGCAGAGTTTACAGGCTTTACGAAAGGTGTGCTGATCTGAAAATTCCCGTAATGTTCCACACAGGCACATCCGTGTTCAGAAACGTCAGACAGAAGTTTGCCGATCCGATTCACCTGGATGATGTCGCCGTTGATTTTCCTGACCTGACCATCGTGATGGCACACTCGGGAAGGGGAATATGGTATGATACTGCCTTCATGCTTGCAAGGATTCACGACAACATTTACCTTGAAATCTCGGGCCTTCCACCGAAAAAGCTCCTTGAATACTTTCCAAGACTGGAAGAAATTGAGGACAGAATAATATTCGGCAGCGATTTTCCTGGCGTGGACATAAAAAGAAACATTGATGGAATTCGCTCCCTTCCAGTAAAAGAAAAAACGAAGAGAAAAATCCTTGGGCTCAATGCCGCAAAAATTCTGGGGCTGAAAAAATAG
- a CDS encoding TIGR00266 family protein, with product MKYEILSKPSYSLLKLVLDSGEEVIAETGAMVFMGGVKLKTEMKGGLLGGLKRAIGGESFFVNRFVAEKDNAVLGLAPPYQGDVVAVDVNGTLYAQSGAFLAGSPSLNITGKWGGARSFFAGEGMILLKIEGEGKAFLSSFGGIEELEVDGEMVIDTGHIVAFESGLDFTISRSGGLKATILSGEGLVAKFKGNGKVWIQTRSVSDYIGWLSSLIPGRD from the coding sequence ATGAAGTACGAAATTCTCTCAAAACCCAGCTATTCTCTCCTGAAGCTCGTGCTTGATTCGGGAGAGGAGGTAATAGCTGAAACCGGTGCAATGGTTTTTATGGGTGGCGTAAAACTGAAAACCGAGATGAAAGGAGGTCTGCTTGGCGGATTAAAAAGGGCAATAGGTGGAGAATCGTTCTTTGTGAACAGATTCGTCGCGGAGAAGGATAACGCAGTTCTCGGACTCGCTCCGCCATATCAGGGAGATGTGGTGGCTGTGGATGTTAACGGAACACTCTATGCTCAAAGCGGGGCATTTCTTGCCGGCTCTCCCAGTCTGAACATCACAGGCAAGTGGGGAGGGGCCAGGTCATTCTTTGCCGGTGAGGGCATGATACTGCTGAAAATCGAGGGTGAAGGCAAAGCATTCCTTTCATCGTTTGGCGGCATTGAGGAGCTGGAGGTCGATGGCGAAATGGTTATCGATACGGGACATATAGTTGCGTTTGAGTCAGGTCTCGATTTCACGATTTCCAGGTCGGGCGGGCTGAAGGCGACCATACTGAGCGGGGAAGGTCTGGTGGCGAAATTTAAAGGCAATGGAAAGGTCTGGATTCAGACGAGATCGGTGTCAGACTACATTGGATGGCTGAGTTCACTCATCCCTGGCAGAGATTGA
- a CDS encoding MazG nucleotide pyrophosphohydrolase domain-containing protein translates to MDFREILEKIRKRYYETDLKSSELFLLAVFFEEAGELAEAVRKKDAESIEEELADCLFMILSLANYFNADVERRLIEKYIESDPSGRWDLPS, encoded by the coding sequence ATGGATTTCAGAGAGATTCTTGAAAAAATCAGGAAAAGGTATTACGAAACAGACCTGAAGTCCAGCGAGCTTTTCCTTCTTGCAGTTTTCTTCGAAGAGGCTGGAGAGCTTGCTGAAGCCGTGAGGAAGAAAGATGCTGAGTCCATAGAGGAGGAGCTTGCAGACTGCCTGTTTATGATTCTGAGTCTTGCAAATTACTTCAATGCTGACGTCGAGAGAAGGCTGATTGAAAAATACATAGAAAGCGATCCATCAGGAAGATGGGACCTTCCTTCTTAG
- a CDS encoding AIR synthase-related protein, with the protein MDIEGYARKHIDDPELERKLAERIMEFKDISEEGAVRLARAVIVEVQNAYSRTDWLLDYYRSNVSMGKFGVGSRGTGDFYVHSKIAEMCGDAVVSSKDLDDAGVVRAGDYYISVAIDGIHSRLSEFPFIAGFHVTRAAMRDVLVMGSRPVALFSDIHVADDGDVSKIFDHLAGITAVSELTDVPLVAGSTLRIGGDMVIGERMTGAVGCVGVSKHITPRRNAEAGDVIILTEGAGGGTVATAAIYYGMHEVVEETVNLDFIFAAMALIESDVVGSIHAMSDVTNGGIRGDAEEISKTSGTALYFDTEKIRGLINGRVLQMLEKLEIDFMGVSIDSLMVICPESLAEDVLGIIRKAGVNADVVGWVETGQGAFAVEDGETKPLKPRFRESAYTPIKKLVGEEYPEDFEEMKARVDLAFHKAVEKRKRVVERLRRKVPSS; encoded by the coding sequence ATGGATATCGAGGGTTATGCAAGAAAACACATTGATGACCCGGAGCTTGAGAGAAAGCTGGCGGAACGCATCATGGAGTTCAAGGACATCAGTGAGGAAGGTGCGGTTAGGCTTGCCAGAGCTGTTATTGTTGAGGTGCAGAACGCTTATTCAAGAACTGACTGGTTGCTGGATTACTACAGGAGCAACGTTTCAATGGGTAAATTCGGAGTGGGCAGCAGGGGAACTGGAGATTTCTACGTTCACTCGAAGATCGCCGAAATGTGCGGCGATGCGGTCGTGAGCTCAAAGGACCTGGATGATGCGGGTGTTGTGAGAGCAGGGGATTACTACATTTCGGTTGCCATAGATGGTATTCACTCAAGGCTTTCGGAATTTCCCTTCATTGCGGGGTTTCATGTAACGAGGGCCGCAATGAGGGACGTTCTGGTCATGGGATCAAGGCCAGTAGCTCTCTTTTCCGACATCCATGTGGCCGACGATGGTGACGTTTCCAAAATCTTCGATCATCTCGCAGGTATAACCGCCGTCAGCGAGCTTACTGACGTACCGCTCGTTGCAGGGAGCACATTGAGGATAGGGGGTGACATGGTCATTGGGGAGAGAATGACCGGGGCAGTGGGATGTGTTGGCGTGTCTAAGCACATAACTCCGAGAAGGAATGCTGAAGCCGGAGATGTGATAATTCTAACAGAGGGAGCCGGAGGAGGAACAGTCGCCACGGCTGCGATTTATTACGGAATGCATGAGGTTGTTGAGGAAACCGTGAATCTGGACTTCATCTTTGCCGCCATGGCACTGATAGAGTCTGATGTTGTGGGGAGCATACATGCGATGTCCGATGTTACCAATGGGGGAATAAGGGGGGACGCTGAGGAGATCTCAAAAACAAGCGGAACGGCCCTGTACTTTGACACTGAGAAAATCAGAGGCCTGATCAATGGGAGAGTGCTTCAGATGCTTGAAAAGCTCGAAATAGATTTCATGGGTGTATCCATTGACTCTCTGATGGTCATCTGTCCGGAAAGTCTTGCAGAGGACGTTCTTGGCATCATTCGAAAAGCGGGAGTGAATGCGGATGTCGTCGGATGGGTTGAAACTGGCCAGGGAGCCTTTGCGGTGGAGGACGGAGAGACAAAACCCCTTAAACCGAGATTCAGGGAATCCGCATACACCCCTATAAAGAAACTCGTTGGAGAAGAGTATCCGGAGGACTTTGAAGAAATGAAAGCCCGGGTGGATCTGGCGTTTCACAAAGCGGTGGAAAAAAGAAAAAGGGTTGTAGAGAGGCTAAGAAGGAAGGTCCCATCTTCCTGA
- a CDS encoding EamA family transporter, producing MNGIVYAIMAAVLWGFVPILDKLGISEGMSIYTATLIRSIGAVIVMSLVLAASGEFKAQELNARSVSLLFAAGAIAGGIAMIVYFTAIQKIGVSKTIPVTSVYPLFTVIFSAMLLKESFNFQNVILGTLLIVAGLILIQR from the coding sequence ATGAACGGAATCGTTTATGCCATCATGGCGGCAGTTCTCTGGGGTTTTGTGCCAATACTGGACAAGCTCGGCATATCTGAGGGAATGTCCATTTACACTGCAACTCTGATCAGGTCGATCGGTGCTGTTATTGTCATGTCTCTCGTTCTTGCAGCATCGGGAGAGTTCAAAGCGCAGGAACTGAACGCCAGGAGCGTTTCACTGCTTTTTGCCGCAGGAGCGATAGCTGGAGGCATCGCAATGATAGTGTACTTCACGGCAATACAGAAGATCGGCGTTTCCAAGACCATTCCGGTAACCTCAGTTTACCCGCTTTTCACCGTAATTTTTTCAGCCATGCTTCTCAAAGAGAGCTTCAACTTTCAGAATGTGATTCTCGGCACTCTGCTTATCGTGGCAGGTTTAATCCTGATTCAGAGGTGA
- the rlmB gene encoding 23S rRNA (guanosine(2251)-2'-O)-methyltransferase RlmB: MRVSGINSVSEALKAGKVNKIYFDPDFKSERLKKLIQTAKKAGVPVYAVKNIENKIVAEVSPIKYRDVDYVAEKAVRQGGFLLLLDSVQDPQNLGAVIRNAVFFGCSGVIIPKRRSAQINETVVKVSAGAVFHADIARVANLANTIKNLKKQGFHAVGAEIGGEKIENAFMGPPLAIAVGGEDRGLSNPVKKQCEEIVEIPGYGNVGSLNLSSASAVLMYEFRRRLK; this comes from the coding sequence ATGCGTGTTTCTGGGATAAACAGCGTTTCAGAGGCCCTGAAAGCGGGAAAGGTCAACAAAATTTATTTCGATCCGGATTTCAAATCTGAAAGACTCAAAAAGCTAATCCAAACAGCAAAAAAAGCAGGTGTTCCTGTTTACGCCGTTAAAAATATCGAAAATAAAATTGTGGCGGAAGTATCTCCGATAAAATACAGGGATGTCGATTATGTGGCTGAGAAAGCCGTCAGACAGGGCGGCTTTCTGCTGCTGCTTGACTCTGTTCAGGATCCGCAGAACCTCGGAGCAGTCATACGAAATGCGGTATTTTTCGGATGTTCAGGAGTGATTATACCCAAAAGGCGGAGCGCCCAGATAAACGAGACTGTTGTGAAAGTTTCCGCCGGAGCGGTTTTTCATGCCGACATCGCAAGGGTTGCAAACCTTGCCAACACAATCAAAAACCTGAAAAAACAGGGATTTCATGCGGTGGGTGCTGAAATCGGTGGCGAGAAAATTGAAAATGCTTTTATGGGCCCACCACTGGCAATTGCTGTTGGAGGCGAGGACAGGGGACTTTCAAACCCTGTCAAAAAGCAGTGTGAGGAAATTGTTGAAATACCGGGATACGGAAATGTGGGAAGTCTGAATTTATCATCTGCATCTGCAGTACTCATGTATGAGTTCAGGAGGAGGTTGAAATGA
- a CDS encoding NUDIX hydrolase — protein MRRYPERPLVGVGAVIVRDRKILLVKRANEPNKGKWSVPGGLVRRGERLEEALEREIREELGVEVVVKDVACVTDEVILDENGVVEYHYVIIDFFAEITGEPRAMSDAEEVAWVELDDIESVDVVDFVKKLAAKIEGAVTGTYLR, from the coding sequence ATGAGACGTTACCCTGAGCGACCGCTGGTTGGTGTTGGGGCCGTAATTGTCAGGGACAGAAAAATACTTCTCGTTAAGAGGGCGAATGAGCCGAATAAGGGCAAGTGGTCCGTGCCAGGTGGCCTTGTGAGGAGGGGCGAAAGGCTTGAAGAAGCCCTTGAGAGGGAGATAAGAGAGGAGCTTGGTGTGGAAGTGGTTGTAAAGGACGTTGCCTGTGTTACGGATGAAGTCATACTTGACGAAAATGGGGTGGTTGAGTACCACTACGTCATAATTGACTTCTTTGCGGAAATAACCGGGGAACCCAGAGCCATGAGCGATGCCGAGGAAGTTGCCTGGGTTGAGCTTGACGACATTGAAAGCGTTGATGTGGTTGACTTTGTCAAAAAACTTGCCGCTAAAATTGAGGGGGCTGTAACCGGGACGTATTTGAGATAG
- a CDS encoding MarC family protein, which yields MTDYFAFFITAFTTLFIIIDPPGNIPTFMALTEGMDARLVKRISEKATLIGAVILIIFVFAGWAVMEFFSISIEALKIAGGLMMFIISVDILFGRKSREIYEEKGKSSADIDSIAVFPLALPLYSGPGAITAVVVLSSGVDLVGKMLVVLAVVLVYVIVRLTHVYSLLLMRILGRSGSDIIARVMAILLAAISVEYILDGIISKVSGL from the coding sequence ATGACAGACTACTTTGCGTTTTTCATAACTGCTTTTACCACACTTTTCATCATAATCGACCCGCCCGGAAACATCCCCACATTCATGGCTCTGACGGAGGGCATGGACGCAAGGCTTGTGAAAAGGATATCCGAGAAAGCAACGCTCATCGGTGCGGTCATCCTCATAATATTCGTGTTTGCCGGCTGGGCAGTAATGGAGTTTTTCTCAATTTCGATTGAGGCTCTGAAAATAGCCGGCGGTTTGATGATGTTCATAATTTCCGTTGACATACTCTTTGGCAGGAAGTCGAGAGAAATTTATGAGGAGAAAGGGAAGAGCAGCGCCGATATAGACTCTATTGCGGTGTTTCCGCTTGCACTTCCACTCTACAGTGGTCCGGGGGCGATTACAGCGGTTGTTGTTCTCTCGTCCGGGGTAGACCTGGTTGGCAAAATGCTGGTGGTTCTCGCGGTGGTACTCGTTTATGTCATAGTCAGACTCACGCATGTTTATTCCCTTCTCCTGATGAGAATACTCGGCAGGAGCGGTTCAGACATAATTGCGAGAGTGATGGCAATACTTCTTGCAGCAATCAGCGTTGAGTACATTCTCGACGGCATAATAAGCAAGGTGAGCGGGTTATGA
- a CDS encoding methionine synthase — MIFDEIGSFPLPEGISRDWIGENLHSREYAEMVRRAFLMKVNAGVDLPTYPQFRDMNRMFLDLIKNPEYQEDVYLIKKEFARIGEVEALLEMDVDKLRVCITGPFELYYREFGPVIYDDVLEKISISVGRFVENLDGAVVRCISLDEPSLGTNPELQPTEDQLEIAYENINFDGDVQIHLHSPLYYTKILGIESINVVGIESAKDERAMEFVDREELESADKYVRVGIARSDIDGIVAEYNARTGSNAWKDKNEILKAIDTIESPEVIKERILKAQRLFGERLKYIGPDCGLFSFPSQEHAVKLLENINEARRLL, encoded by the coding sequence ATGATTTTCGATGAAATCGGAAGTTTTCCTCTCCCCGAGGGAATATCTCGCGACTGGATTGGGGAAAACCTTCATTCCAGAGAGTATGCCGAGATGGTGAGGAGAGCGTTTCTGATGAAGGTTAACGCCGGTGTTGACCTTCCCACGTATCCTCAGTTCAGGGATATGAACCGGATGTTTCTCGATTTAATTAAGAATCCCGAGTATCAGGAGGATGTATATCTGATCAAAAAGGAGTTTGCCAGGATAGGAGAGGTCGAGGCCTTACTGGAAATGGACGTTGACAAGCTGAGAGTTTGCATAACCGGGCCGTTTGAGCTGTATTATCGTGAGTTCGGTCCGGTAATTTACGATGACGTTCTCGAAAAGATTTCCATTTCTGTAGGGAGGTTTGTGGAAAACCTTGATGGAGCTGTGGTGAGGTGCATCAGCCTCGATGAACCAAGTCTCGGAACAAACCCTGAACTGCAGCCAACCGAAGACCAGCTTGAGATTGCCTATGAAAACATAAATTTTGATGGAGACGTTCAGATACATCTCCATTCGCCGCTCTACTACACCAAAATTCTGGGTATTGAATCCATAAATGTGGTGGGTATTGAATCGGCGAAAGATGAGAGGGCAATGGAGTTTGTTGATAGAGAGGAGCTTGAATCCGCCGACAAGTATGTACGTGTTGGCATTGCAAGGAGTGATATTGATGGCATAGTTGCAGAATACAACGCAAGGACAGGGAGCAATGCCTGGAAGGATAAAAATGAGATACTGAAGGCGATTGACACAATCGAAAGTCCTGAGGTTATAAAGGAGCGGATACTCAAAGCTCAGAGACTCTTTGGTGAAAGACTGAAGTACATCGGACCGGACTGCGGACTCTTCAGCTTTCCGTCTCAGGAGCATGCGGTGAAACTCCTTGAAAATATAAACGAGGCGAGAAGATTGCTATGA
- a CDS encoding phospholipase D-like domain-containing protein, which produces MRSLRNMDWIILAAVVLAMLAFPVKGQNITVDAKITYKMISVDLVEDEFTLKFKNTNENQVEVLNFVLTIPESDMAKVVGVNEKPSGYYKLTRTTDENGRRYAVIKIEKTLRPFEEYQITIKRELKNALEALGENTYSFGTYEFPSYFRGFGYNVERFRIFLDFPDSLFSNYNILTVSSNSKFYYKSLNRIDGIDWDFINPPDQISVYVTFEKVPNFYLLNIMGAALTVLAFTGLFYYNLRIEKRLKRHDIVKNPPWSGELLSKMKEMIRNAEKEILITSPHIYYTDWLTAELQPLMGKGVKFRIVTWPSYRRDVYKNVEDVQEDRKQFFTLKRFLEMFPPGSVKLNDNIHAKMVIVDEREVLVTTANLSQTGLYENYEIGFYAENPALAKKAKEFFEAVWGSEDSISLDHDTIDPKVAWALIMDIKSRREVEK; this is translated from the coding sequence ATGAGATCTCTCCGGAACATGGACTGGATTATCCTCGCTGCAGTTGTTCTGGCCATGCTTGCATTTCCTGTTAAGGGCCAGAATATAACAGTGGATGCGAAAATAACCTACAAGATGATTTCAGTTGACCTTGTTGAGGACGAGTTTACCCTGAAGTTCAAGAACACCAACGAAAATCAGGTGGAGGTGCTGAATTTCGTTCTGACCATTCCTGAATCTGACATGGCCAAGGTTGTCGGGGTTAACGAGAAACCTTCTGGTTATTACAAGCTCACCCGTACTACGGATGAGAACGGGAGAAGATATGCCGTCATAAAGATAGAAAAAACGCTGAGACCTTTTGAGGAATATCAGATAACCATAAAGAGGGAGCTCAAAAACGCACTGGAAGCTCTGGGCGAAAACACGTACTCTTTTGGAACCTATGAATTCCCTTCATATTTCAGGGGATTCGGGTACAATGTTGAGAGGTTCAGAATATTCCTTGACTTTCCCGATTCGCTCTTCTCAAATTACAACATTCTGACCGTCTCCTCCAACTCAAAGTTCTATTACAAATCACTGAACAGGATTGACGGCATTGACTGGGACTTCATAAACCCACCCGATCAGATAAGCGTCTATGTAACCTTTGAAAAGGTGCCGAATTTTTACCTCCTGAACATCATGGGTGCCGCTCTCACAGTTCTTGCTTTCACTGGGCTGTTTTACTACAACCTCAGAATCGAAAAAAGGCTGAAAAGGCATGATATCGTCAAGAACCCTCCTTGGAGTGGAGAATTGCTATCCAAAATGAAGGAAATGATACGTAATGCTGAGAAGGAAATTCTGATCACCTCTCCGCACATTTACTACACTGACTGGCTCACTGCAGAACTTCAGCCCCTGATGGGGAAGGGCGTGAAATTCAGAATTGTAACCTGGCCCAGTTACAGAAGAGACGTTTACAAAAACGTTGAGGATGTTCAGGAGGACAGGAAACAGTTTTTCACACTTAAGAGGTTCCTCGAGATGTTCCCTCCGGGAAGTGTCAAGCTCAACGACAACATTCACGCAAAGATGGTGATCGTTGATGAGAGGGAGGTTCTTGTAACGACCGCCAACCTGTCCCAGACAGGGCTCTATGAGAACTATGAAATAGGTTTTTATGCCGAAAACCCTGCACTGGCAAAGAAGGCCAAGGAATTTTTCGAGGCTGTGTGGGGGTCAGAGGACTCGATATCTCTCGACCATGATACCATCGACCCCAAGGTTGCCTGGGCCCTGATCATGGACATAAAAAGCAGAAGGGAGGTGGAAAAATGA